A window of Aurantibacillus circumpalustris genomic DNA:
AAGAATATTTGTTGCATTCTTATTGAAATCTCTACATATATCGAGAGAGATTTAAAAAAAGAATATTTTACGTCAGATTTGCCTCTGAAACGCAGTAAATGTGTTGGTATAGGGAAGAACTAAAAAAAAGAATATTTTTTTCGATTTGTTAAAATTCTCCATTAATCAACTTTTGTGGCGAGATGAAGTCTGGGTTTTTAATTTAGTTTTGGGTCAAAACGCAGGAGCGCTTCTTTGTGTTCAATGAAGCGAAAGATGTTTTTAGAGATGTGTTCACACGTTGCATTTTCATTTAAAAAAGTACCGCCATAATAATAAGGCTGCTGTAGTCCTTCAAGATCAAATAAATGAGCGAATTCATGTGGACCTAAATTAAAGAAGTCAAATACTCCAGCTATCGAACCCTCTTCTTCGTCCAATCCGATTAGGAAAGGTTCTTTTAATTTATCATTGAAATACCAACTCTCATTAAAAAGTAATGGTAGATCCTCAAAAATCCAGGCGTGAAAACACGTTGCGAATTGTATTTCTTTCCCGTGTTCAATCGCACAGAACACGGCGTAACTATATTCACCCATTCTTGGATGTGTTTTTATTTTTGCAAGATGCTTTGCAAACTTGATTAGACGTTGGTCAAATATTTTTGTTTTCATAATCGTTATTTTAAAATTGTTTAATTGTAATTGTGTTTTAAAAAATGCTTGAATATTAATTCTTTCCATATATCTGTAGACACCTGACAAGAATTTCTATTTGGTGCGTCGGTGAATTTATAACTCACACCAGGCTTCAAGCGTTTACCATTACCTATCTGGACATAATTACCTTCTGTCCTTAGGAATTTAAAATAGCATCCCATGAGATAGTTATCCCATTTTTCCTTTTTAAGCATATTTTTTGATTTTGTCTAACCAGTGTGAGGAAGCGAATCAATGCCCCCGCATATCATCGCTTCTTGGAATACACTATCTTACAGACCACATCTCATGAGAGTTACAAACCTCTCATCCAGAAGTCACTTGACCTATAAGACAATAGAATCCCATGAACCTATTAGATTCCTCGTCTTGGTACTGTAAAATGAATTGTATTAACTAGCCTTTGGAAGGGATTCCAAAGTTTGTAATTCAGGGAATGATGCTACTCCTGCAATGCCCTTTAGGGAACCATAGAATTCTATGGATTGGGTCAATACTTGTTCGAGAGCTTTCTCTCTTTCTTTCCAAAGCATTGCCATTTTTAATTTTTCTTGATTATGTGTCTGTTGTAATGTTCTGAAGCCATCAAGGATGCTTTCAAAACTATTTCTGAAATTATTCGAAGTTAAATACTCAAACAACCTTTCCTTTTTATCATCTTTATCCTTTTGTGTAAGTAGGAAAGATTGCATTTTCAAAAGTCCATATCGAAGAACAATTGCTAATTCCTTTGCATCAACATACTTGCAGATCCAAACGCCATCCTGAATGAAGAAACGTCCATCAGACTCTTTTGGCATTGCTTGTGTGACAAGGATTAGAACATCAGCTTTTGCTAGTAGATTATCTTCTTTTAATTTAGTGATCCATCCTTCAGAAAATGTTTTGGTGTTTTTTGATTCGTAAATAATCTTACCGATTTCAAGACCAGACGTTGTTTTGATAACCTGGATACAATCAGCACCACGCTGACCTTTTTTTACCTCGATAATTTCATCAGTTGGGAAGGTATCTTGCAACATCTCTTCTAACAAAAGCTCCTGAGCTTCACCAGAATTTTGCTGGCTGGTGAATGCGGATTCGGCACGTTTTTTTGCTTCATCCATTTTGTTTTTAAGATCAAGTATGATTTTTTCCCGCTCCTTAATTTTGAGTGTAAACTCTTGTTCGACTTGATCTTTAATTTTATTAAAGTGAAAGAGTTCCTTTTGTTGTGAGGAAATTTCTTTTTGGAAAGCGGACTCCTTTTTGGAATATTCTTTTTCCAGTTCAGTTCTAATTTCAATTTGGAACTGATGAACCAGGGTATCTGGTATTTTGTTACCGCAGCTTGGGCATTTGATTGAAGTTTTCATGGCACATAAATTTTTTGTTTAAACATGGTCCATCACTTAAGATGAACTGTTTGGTTAATAAAATTGTTTTTTGCTTTTCAACTCACTCCCAGTGCCAGGGCGAGTTTGGTATTTCGGGGGAATAAACAGGGTTTTAACCTATTTACAAACTCTTATACGCAAAATGGAACTATATGGTTTCATTTTTTTTGAATTATTTTCCTTATATTTACATAACTAATTGAAAATCAGAATGAAAAAAGTAAATACTGAGGAGAAAAAGTATTTAAAAGCATTGGGAAATCATATTGCGGTTTTACGTAAAAAACGAGGATTAACCCAAGTACAATTGGCGAAGAAATTAGGAACAGAACATCCACAAATAGGACGATTAGAGAGGGGTGAGACTAATGCGACTATTATTATTCTTAGAAAAATTGCAAAGGAATTAAATATTAATGTTAGTGAATTAGTGAGTATTGATTGAAATCTTAAATTGTAACCCATGAGAAAAATTATCAGAATATTTTGGAAAAAAAACGACGGTGACTTAACGCAAATATCATACGATGAATATAAAGCAAACCTAATTGATCTCTCGGAAAAACAACGCAACGCAGCATATGAAAAAGCATGGGATTGCAGAAAATTTGAAATAGAATTGTATTGGAAGAGAGCGACTTATTTCTGGGCATTAATTGTTCCTACATTTGCGGGTTATTTTGCCCTTATGAATTCACAAAATTATACCAAGACTGATTATTATAATCATGCAGAAGTGTTTATAGTAATTTGCATTGGCTTTATACTTTCAGTGGCCTGGGCATTAGTAAATAAAGGTAGTAAGTCATGGCAGAGGCACTGGGAGATACACCTTGATCTTCTTGAGAATAAAATAACAGGCCCACTTTATAAAACAGTCAGTCCAAACGAGACGTTCTCTGTTTCAAAAATAAACGAAATTATTAGCTGGTTTTTTACAGCGATATGGATTCTACTTGCTTACAAATTTCAAGGAGATCAGGGCTTAACTTGATTTTTTTGGAAAACGACCAATATTAATTTTATAACAACCTGTTCCATTATTTTGGTGGTAGGTGTTGTTTTATCATTTTTTTTAGGCTACGGGAGAGGTTATTTTTCCAACAGAGGATTTAAAATGTATAAAAGAAACATCACTTTTATTAATCCTAACTCTGAAATTAAACTTTAATAGAACATATTGATTTTTGACAGTAAGTATATTAAGGAAATGGGTTTGGAAGATTTAAGAGAACGGTTAAATTTTGTCAGAAGTCTTCCACTTGAAACAACTTCAATTTCAGATATCCAGAAATTAATAGGGGAAGTGATTCTAGGCCATAGTAGAACTCTTTATTACCTTGATTTGGAAATGTTAATGCGAGCGAGAAAAAACAGAGGTAAAAAGACTTTTCGTAATATTAAGAGTTTAGGTTGTCCTAATTGGAAATCAATCGATCCTAAAAACTGGGTTTACTGCAGATGCAACGATAAAGGTGAAAAGATGTTCTATGCAGCTGGTGAAACCGACACCTCAATTATAGAAACCAAACCAAAAAAAGGTGAGCATATTACACTGACGATGTTTAAATCAAAAAATGAAACCAGCAGAGCTTCCGTTCAAGTGATTGGAGGAACAAAATTGCGTTTAAACGATCAGAGATTTGGAAAAATCATCAAAGAAGACGTTAATAATTATAACAATTTAGACAAGGAATTAAAAGCCAAAAACGAATTAGTAAATAACTTTCTGGAAGAACAGTTTATGCTTGATGTGCCAAAAAGTGAAAGCTGGAAATATAAAATTAGTATTGCTATTACCAAGATACTGCTTACAGGTGAAGGTATTCATGGATTGGTGTTTCCTAGTATCGCCATGAAACACAAGGGTGTAAATTTAATCTTAAAACCAGAATTTACTGACAATCATTTTCAAATAGCGGGTCGTAGTGTTGTTGAAATAAAAGAAGTTACCACACAATATATTGATGTAAAACACGTATTCTCTCCACTCAATAAAAAAAATAAAGCTCCTGAAATTATAAAATGGAGATTACCATATCCTGAAGAGAACGAAGAATACAGGATAGAGATTTAGCTCTAAATCTGAAAAAGTATAATTTCTATTTTTTCTTACTATTTATAAGTAGTAAAAGATAAAAATTGTATTAACCAACTCCCTTTTCTTTATGGATGGGGAGCAAAACTATTTAATCATGAACGAAGAAAATACTGATTTAAAATTAATGCCAAGTCCTGTAGAAGACTTAATTGAAAAACTCTTGCAAAGTCCTCACCTGCCAAAAATTGTTGAAATACTTAATGGTTATCTGAACTTAAGGGAGACCTGGGATATTAAAGATGGTAAAAAATAATTATCCTGGCTCCTGGTAAATTCCAAGACTTTCACGAAAATTTAAGTTTAGCTCTTCATCTAATTTCCCTTTTACTTCGTTATTTGCTATAACAGATATACTGAAGTAAAAGTCTTTAACATGTTTATAATGTTCGCAAATTGCCTTCTCCCAATAACCAAGCCGATTAGGACTGCTAAAAATTATCGTTGATCTTGTGTAAGACCTAAAGTCGAAGGCTATTTTGCTATGCAGAAATAACCCCAATTCTTTTTTTACTTTAATACCCTCATGTAATTTTTCAGGCACGTTAATTGTTAAAATATAATCTTTGAATAAGTCAGTATCCTGAAACATTTTAGTTAATGTTTCAGTAATCACTTTTTGGATCAATTTCGGATTGTCCCCAATTGATTCAGTTTTGAATTTTGCCTTAGCAGTTGTAGTCATGTAGATTTTTTTAAACGTTTCGGAAAAACCTCGAAGATTTGCTTATAACTGTTTGCTTCAATTATTTGAATATTCAGCTTTTCAAAAAATAGCTTTTTACCTTCTAATATTTTATCTCTCTTTTCATTTTTATTGTAAATGAACCAAGCTTTTTTTCTTGCATCAGGATGTTTTTTATACAATTTTTCTCGCTCGATAAAAAGCCATCTCAAAAATGTTTCTTGGATTTCTAAAGATAACCCCACTATCACAATATTATTATGAAGGAAAATATCTAACCATGAATTATTACCGTGCCATTTATTAAGTTCCTTTCTGTGATTAGAAGGATTGCCCGTAGATTTCATAATCCAACGGCGAGCCTTACCCACAGCTCCCATGTAGTCAGAAAGTCCAAGTCTAATGCTGCTTGGATATTCATAAAAGCCGTGAATATGCCAAATGGCAAACTCATTTTTTGCATTTGCAATTTCTTTATGTGAATAATAAGAGTGCCACGGATAAAAAGGAGTAAATCCCGCTCGTTTACTTTTGGAATTTATTTTCTTAAATCGTAAAGGTCGAAAGAATTTTTTATTATACTGACGACTTTTCATAAACGATTCAATACTACTTGAAGATTCTTCCAATAAAAAATCGTAATTTGTTGTTAAAAGAGGTCTGTCGAGTTTTATTAATGTATCCGCCCATAACGAATGAACCTTTTGAGCGGTCCATTTTTCGAAACCTTGCCTTATCCCCTTTTTAATTGATTTATAGTCGAAAGTTTCATCTCTAGTATTACTTGAAATTTGAATTAAATCAAAAAATTCTGGGTAAGAAACTGAATTATCATTAAGAATCTTCTCATAATCATTATCGGCACCAATATATTCTTCTGCTAGGTCCGTTAATAAGTTCTTCCAGGAGCTGGTGGTTTTGCAATGATTATTAATGCCATTGCCTAAA
This region includes:
- a CDS encoding DUF2130 domain-containing protein, whose protein sequence is MKTSIKCPSCGNKIPDTLVHQFQIEIRTELEKEYSKKESAFQKEISSQQKELFHFNKIKDQVEQEFTLKIKEREKIILDLKNKMDEAKKRAESAFTSQQNSGEAQELLLEEMLQDTFPTDEIIEVKKGQRGADCIQVIKTTSGLEIGKIIYESKNTKTFSEGWITKLKEDNLLAKADVLILVTQAMPKESDGRFFIQDGVWICKYVDAKELAIVLRYGLLKMQSFLLTQKDKDDKKERLFEYLTSNNFRNSFESILDGFRTLQQTHNQEKLKMAMLWKEREKALEQVLTQSIEFYGSLKGIAGVASFPELQTLESLPKAS
- a CDS encoding RipA family octameric membrane protein; the protein is MRKIIRIFWKKNDGDLTQISYDEYKANLIDLSEKQRNAAYEKAWDCRKFEIELYWKRATYFWALIVPTFAGYFALMNSQNYTKTDYYNHAEVFIVICIGFILSVAWALVNKGSKSWQRHWEIHLDLLENKITGPLYKTVSPNETFSVSKINEIISWFFTAIWILLAYKFQGDQGLT
- a CDS encoding SIR2 family protein, whose product is MNLSQFIRNELNPNLNETAFILGNGINNHCKTTSSWKNLLTDLAEEYIGADNDYEKILNDNSVSYPEFFDLIQISSNTRDETFDYKSIKKGIRQGFEKWTAQKVHSLWADTLIKLDRPLLTTNYDFLLEESSSSIESFMKSRQYNKKFFRPLRFKKINSKSKRAGFTPFYPWHSYYSHKEIANAKNEFAIWHIHGFYEYPSSIRLGLSDYMGAVGKARRWIMKSTGNPSNHRKELNKWHGNNSWLDIFLHNNIVIVGLSLEIQETFLRWLFIEREKLYKKHPDARKKAWFIYNKNEKRDKILEGKKLFFEKLNIQIIEANSYKQIFEVFPKRLKKST
- a CDS encoding helix-turn-helix domain-containing protein; translation: MKKVNTEEKKYLKALGNHIAVLRKKRGLTQVQLAKKLGTEHPQIGRLERGETNATIIILRKIAKELNINVSELVSID